Proteins encoded in a region of the Macrobrachium nipponense isolate FS-2020 chromosome 39, ASM1510439v2, whole genome shotgun sequence genome:
- the LOC135210143 gene encoding LOW QUALITY PROTEIN: putative thiosulfate sulfurtransferase 1 (The sequence of the model RefSeq protein was modified relative to this genomic sequence to represent the inferred CDS: deleted 2 bases in 1 codon), whose product MEVLTKSLGCIPRTLSIWCMSCNQQVAHASTTQSHCTPLNPSVHTHSTPTTPATPTPPTPTPPQHPRINRRTELDFEELRALQVAGAISLIDVRHPTEIEKSGEIPGAINIPLCKVKVALQLSEEEWAREFCMEKPCKLDRNLVFYARGPNASSAAVEIAHRLGFKKSRHYIGGWEEYCRMTGQPIKKSHDDAFGTNGNFFQDRFDQYFL is encoded by the exons ATGGAAGTACTGACCAAATCGTTGGGCTGCATACCTCGCACCCTTTCAATTT ggTGCATGTCTTGCAACCAACAAGTCGCACATGCCTCCACAACCCAGAGTCACTGCACTCCACTAAATCCCTCTGTGCACACCCACTCCACACCTACCACTCCAGCTACCCCTACCCCCCCTACCCCGACCCCGCCCCAGCACCCC AGAATCAACCGAAGGACTGAACTGGATTTTGAAGAACTCAGAGCTCTCCAGGTAGCGGGTGCCATTTCCCTCATCGATGTGAGACACCCAACAGAAATTGAGAAATCGGGCGAGATTCCTGGAGCCATTAACATCCCAT TGTGCAAGGTGAAGGTGGCTCTGCAACTGTCAGAAGAAGAATGGGCCCGTGAATTCTGCATGGAGAAGCCATGTAAACTGGACCGCAACTTGGTGTTCTATGCCAGAGGCCCAAATGCCTCAAGTGCTGCTGTTGAGATTGCTCATCGACTGGGCTTCAAAAA ATCACGCCATTACATAGGTGGATGGGAAGAGTACTGCCGTATGACAGGGCAGCCTATTAAAAAGAGTCATGATGATGCTTTTGGCACCAATGGAAATTTCTTTCAAGATCGGTTTGATCAGTACTTTCTGTAA